The nucleotide sequence TTTATCGATTGAACTTTTGAAAGAGCTGAAAGATGTTACCCTTCCGAATACGCTTTATTCCGGAGCGACTGTACAGGAAGAAGTTGGTTTAAGGGGTGCGCAGACAGCTGCGAACATGATTCGTCCGGATCTTTTCTTTGCGCTTGATGCGAGTCCTGCAAACGACATGAGCGGAGCAAAGCATGAATTCGGCCAGCTTGGTAAAGGTGCGCTTCTTCGCATTCTTGACCGGACGATGGTCACTCACAGAGGAATGCGCGAATTTGTTCTTGATACGGCCGAATCAAACAATATTCCGTATCAGTACTTTGTTTCTCAAGGCGGTACAGATGCAGGACGAGTGCATACATCAAATGACGGTGTGCCATCTGCAGTCGTGGGCATTTGCTCGCGCTACATTCATACGGCAGCGTCCATTGTGCACATTGATGATTACGCTGCGGCAAAGGAACTGATTGTGAAGCTTGTGAAAGCATGTGACCAGTCGACAGTGACTTCGATTAAACAAAACTCATAAAAAAAGGCGTTTCCGCCAGATTATTTTGCGCATTTTGCTTCGGTTTCCCGGAGCCATGCGCTTTTTTAAAGGAGATCAATCATGAAGGTTGCCATCGGGACACTGAATCCGGCAAAAGTGAATGCTGTAAAAGAGTGCCTGGACCAGCTAGGCTCTTTTACATTAAGCAGTACGAGTGTTTCATCAGGTGTTGCTGACCAGCCGTTTTCTGATGAAGAAACGATCCGCGGAGCTGTAAACAGGGCCCTGCGTGCAAGAGAAGAAGAAAATGCTGAAATTGGAATAGGTCTTGAAGGCGGAATGCTCGAGACTGACGAGGGCTTTTTCCTTTGTAATTGGGGAGCGCTGTCAGTGCAGGGAATCGAGCCGATCATAGCAGGCGGAGCAAGAATTCCCCTGCCTGAGGAAATCGGCAGAAAAGTGAAATCAGGTATTGAGCTGAAAATCGTGATGGACGAGTATGCCGGCAAGGAGAATGTCAGCCAAAAAGAAGGCGCCGTCGGCATTTTTACAGGCGGGCTTGTGACAAGGAAAGAGATGTTTAAGCATATTAGCCAGCTTTTAATAGGGCAATATCTTTATCAGACAGAAAGAAGCAGCGAATAAACGCTGCTTCTTTTGCTTGTCCGTACAGTCAACTATTTTCCTGCATTGCTAAAGGCAGATCCTCATACCCTCTTTTTCCGGACATAAAACAAAGCTGTCTTGCTAACTATAAAATGTAAGGGTTATTATAGGGAGGGAATTCTATTTTCCTAGTAATGAAGGAGGAGTTTTCGAGTATGAAAAAACGATTTACAGGGCTATTATTTATTTTATTTTTATTCCTTTTTGGCTGTACGATAAATGATGAAGAGATTCAGACTGCAGCAATAGATCAGACGAAAGCAGCTTTTGAAGCAAAACCGCCTGCAGCCAATGATAAAAGCGGCTCTATCAGCTATTATTTGCCTGAAGGCTATCAAGCAGAAGCTGGGAAAACAAATAATGTCATTTTTAATAAAGGAGACCAGCAGTACATTCTCTTTGTGAATGAAAATGAGAAAGAGACAAGCTCTTTTTTCTATGATACTCTTCTTGAGCAATACAAAGATCCACTTGTAAATGAAACGTTTGAGGACAAGGGCCGCTTTGGCTACATTCTGGTGGATAAACTGAAAGCGGACGACGAGTATGAAGTATCAGCAGGCATTGGCGGAGTGAAAATGACGACGCAGACTAAAAGCCGGGAAGTCGCAGATGCGGCAGAACAAATGATGAAAATAATTTCTTCTGTTTCATTTGAATGAAAAACAGGCCTCTTTCAGACAGGAAGAGGTCTTCTTTTTTACAGCCGGGAGTTTTCTGATAAGTCCCTACAGTGGCAACAGGGACCAGGGTTTGGTATGATTCGGGTGGATAGAATTAGTTCATGTTGGAGGGTTAATAATGGAAAAATTACAATCAATGCAGCAGTATAACGAAGTCATTCAGCAGGAGCGGGTCATTTTAATGTTTTCCGCTGACTGGTGCCCGGACTGCCGGTTTCTCGACCCGATTTTGCCAGAGCTGCAGGAAGAAAACAGCAGCTTTACGTTTTATTATGTAGACCGAGACGAATTTATTGATTTGTGTGCAGATCTTGGCGTTTTTGGTATTCCAAGCTTTGTTGCTTTTCATAAAGGCGCGGAAACAGGCCGTTATGTGAATAAAGACAGAAAAACGAAAGAACAGATTCAGGAATTCATTAATGGACTTTCCTGAGACAGAAGGGAAGATTCTGGGATGAAAATGACTTCAAGAAAAATGGCTGAAACGATTAAAGACCGTTTGAGCCATAAAACATGGTCCACCCGGTTTGACAGGGAAAAAGATCAGCTCCGTGTTGAAGATGATGAGACGAAAAAAGGACTGACGATTTCGCTTCCGGGTATTATTGCGAAATGGGAAGAGAAAAAAGATACGGCTGTTGATGAGCTTGTGTACTATATTGAAGAAGCACTTACCGTTATGAATCATGAACAGGAATTGACCGGCAAAGAAAAAGGGATCTTTCCGGTTATCAGATCCACATCTTTTCCTGAAGAGTCGTCAGACGGAGTCAAGCTGATTTTTGAAGAGCATACTGCGGAAACAAGAATCTATTATGCCCTTGATTTAGGAAAATCATATCGTCTGATTGATGAGAAGATGATGGAGCGTGAGAACTGGACGTTCAGCAAGCTGAAAGAGATGGCCAGATTTAATCTCAGGTCGCTTGATACGAGCGTAAAAGAAGATCATGTCGCAGGAAATGTTTTTTATTTTCTTAATGCAAACGACGGATATGATGCGAGCCGCCTGCTGAATGAATCAATTCTTGATTCGTTTCATAAGAAAGCGGAGGGAACAATGGCCGTCGCCGTTCCCCATCAGGATGTTCTGATCATAGCAGATGTGCGCAACGATACGGGCTACGATATTCTCGGGCAAATGGCGATGAGCTTTTTTGCTAGCGGCAGAGTGCCGATTACGGCTTTGTCCTTCTTGTATGAAAACCGCGAGCTTGAACCTGTTTTTATTCTTGCGAAGAACCGTGCAAAAAAGGAAGAACAGGACTAAATAGCCAAACTGGAAAATTTGTCCGCTGACTCCCATAAAAAAGCGGCTGATACCGTACCATTTATAAAAATGTGAAACGTCACTGGAGATTTTTTCTAGTGGCTTTTTCCGTTTGCGGGGAACAGAATTTCCCTGTCTCTCTCGAAAATGAAATGGTCATTTATCTGAAAAAGATGCGATTACCTGATACAATAGAGGGGTAAGAAAGAAGAAACATTTGAAAGAGTGGTATGCAATGAGTTGGTTTTCAAAAATGATCAATTATTTTACTGGTGAAACAGAAGAAGATAAGCAATTGGAAAAAAGATCAGCCGAAAGCAGGCAAGTACCTGAACAGCTTCCGCCTGTACATAATGCACCGGCTCAAATCAAGCAGCCGGCTGCCAATACGAAAAATGCAGATGCAAAAATCGCCTATCAGTACCCGAAAGGGAATTTTAAATTTCCGGTCATACCCGACCAGCAGAACAGCCGTACAGAACCAAGAAGAAGACCTGCTGCAAAACCGGAAAGGAAAGCTCCCGCTGCAGCAAAAAAGCCGGCAGGGCAAGCTTTGAAAAAAACAGACAGCAAGCCTGTTAAAAAAACGTTCAGTCCGACAGAAATTCCTTCTCCGATTTACGGATACAGATCAAGAGACAACCAGGGTCCGTTTAACAGCCGTGTCAGTCAGGACGGCGGACGGGAAGCGGGGACAACGATGTTCCAAAGCTACCAGCAGGAAGCGAAAGCTGCAGAGTCTGTCATTTCAAGGCTCCATCAGCAGAATCATGAAATGCTGAGAAAAGAAGCAGACCGGTTAAAGGCACATTCCGGGTCTATCCCTGAAGGAGACGCATCACAGGACCGCCCTGTCATTCCTGAGGTTTACAGAAAAAATGATGTGTCAGCTTTGCAAAAACACCAAAATCATAAACCTGAAACGTTTTCTTTCGGTTATCGCAAGGAAGAGGAAAAACAGGATCTGCGTCCTTCTGATCAAGTGAGTGAACAGCCCCAAAGCTTCAAAGAGTCAGCAGCTTCTCTGGCAATGGAAGAGTCAGAACATGAAACACAGTCTGATGTCATTCGTCCTGCAGATCGAGTGAATGAGCAGTCTTCAGCCTTTAAAGAAACAGCTCCTGCTCTATCAATGGAAGAAGAAGTGCCCGAACTGCATGAGCCATCCCAGTCAGGGCAGCCTGAAGAGCCCCATGAGACTGCAGCGTCACTTGAAACAATTCCTGCGCTGGAAACAGAACGGGCATCTGAACCAGAAGAAACAGCTGTACAAGAATTAGAATCTGTGCCAGAAATGACATCTCAACCAGAAGTAGCATATGAACAGGAAGTTTTTGATGAGCAAGAATTAGAAATTGAGCCAGAATTAGAATTTGAACCCGAATTAAATTCTGAACCAGAAGTAAAATCTGAACCGGAAGCAGGAGAACGCCGGCGCCCTGCCTCGCTTTTCCAGGATGTGCAGAATTTAAACGTCCATGAGGAAAACAGATCTTCGCAGAACCCGCAGCAGGAGGCTGACATAGATCCTTCCGAAGGAACTAAGCCTGAAGCGGGAGAAGTCAAGGAGCAAGCAAGCAGCGGGAACAGGAGGTCAACGGTTCCATTCAATGTGATGATGTTCGGGCGCGATAAGCAAAAAGCGCAAAGAAATCAGAGCGTGCCTGGAGGCTCTGCTTATGCGTTCCCGTCTCTCCAGCTTCTAAACATTCCGCCCAAGGAAGTTGTAGATGATACGGAATGGCTGAGAGAGCAGACACAGCTCCTGAATATGACACTTGAGAATTTCAACGTCAAAGCAAAAGTTGTTCACGTGACACAGGGACCGGCCGTAACACGTCTTGAGGTCCAGCCGGAGCCGGGTGTGAAAGTCAACAAAATTACGAATCTGACAGATGACATAAAGCTTAGTCTTTCTGCCAAGGATATCCGCATTGAAGCGCCGATACCAGGGAAGAACCGGATTGGCATTGAGGTGCCGAACAGACACAGCAAAATGGTTTACCTGAGAGAAATTCTGAGAAGTCCCGACTTCATAAACAGCCAGTCGCCGCTTACAGCAGCTCTTGGACTGGATATATCCGGACAGGCTGTTGTGACCGATTTGAAAAAGATGCCTCACGGGCTGATTGCTGGTGCAACCGGCTCAGGAAAAAGCGTCTGCATCAATACGATACTCGTGAGCCTGCTGTATAAAGCTTCACCGCATGAAGTGAAGCTGATGCTGATCGACCCAAAAATGGTGGAGCTTGCTCCGTATCAGAATGTTCCCCATTTAGTCAGCCCGGTCATCACAGATGTGAAAGCCGCCACGGGTGCGCTGAAATGGGCAGTAGAGGAAATGGAACGCAGATATGAACTGTTTGCCCATGCAGGAGCAAGGGATATTTCACGCTACAATGAGCTTGCAGCCAAGCACAATTCAGGTGAACATATGCCTTACTTGGTGATTGTGATTGATGAGCTGGCAGACTTAATGATGGCTGCGCCTGCCGATGTGGAAGAATCCATCTGCAGAATTGCCCAGAAAGCTAGAGCCTGCGGCATCCATCTGATCGTTGCTACTCAAAGGCCGTCCGTTGATGTTATTACGGGTCTGATCAAGTCAAATATTCCGACAAGAATTGCCTTCTCGGTTTCCTCCCAAGTAGACTCCCGCACGATTCTTGATGCAGCCGGAGCAGAAAAGCTGCTTGGCAAAGGGGATATGCTGTTCCTTGAAAACGGAACATCTAAGGCAGTCAGACTGCAGGGGAACTTTGTGTCGGATGAAGAAATTGAGCGGGTAGTGGGCCATGTCAGAAATCAAATGAAGCCGGTCTTTTTGTTCGAACAGGAAGAATTAATGAGAAAATCAAGCATTGAGAATGATGAGGATGAGCTGCTTTTAGAAGCATGTGAATACATTGTTGATCAGGGAGGAGCTTCCACCTCCAGTCTGCAGAGAAGATTCAGAATCGGCTATAACCGCGCCGCCAGATTAATGGATATGATGGAAAAGCAGGGCATTATTTCGGAGGCAAGGGGAAGCAAGCCCCGTGAAGTGCTGATTACAGAGCAGGATCTTGAAAGTATGCAGGAAAGAAGTGTTTACTGATTCATTTGAAAAGAAGATAATATTTTCAGGGTGAGAAGGTATTATCTTCCTCAATTGGGAAAACTGTTTCTATACAGTTTCCCTCTTTTTCTGCTGTGAAAAACAAATCCCTGAAATCAGGGCAAATTTTTTGAGGGAAAGCCATCAGGGGGCGCAGCGGCCGAATGAGAACGCGCCATTTTGATTAAGCACTTGCCAAGTTCAAGGATATCGTTTAAGATGCATTGGGCAGGAAAAAATACGATTTGTTTTCATCATTCTTAAAAGCGATGCAGAGAATCTGCAGAATGCAGAATGCTGCAGTCCTGCAATTAAAATACATAACCGCTATCTTATGCAGCCTCCGGTTGCACATTGGGTTAAGAATCATATAATGTCAAACAGATAGACGTTTGTTGGAGGTTCTATTTATGACTGTTTACCATTTTGTTGGAATAAAAGGGACTGGAATGAGCGCCCTGGCACAGATTCTTCATGACATGAACTATGAGGTTCAGGGATCTGACATTGAAAAGCCAATCTTTACACAAAAAGCATTAGAACAGCGCGGAATTAATATTTTTCCATTTTCAAAAGAGAATATCCATCAAGGACTGACGATTATAGCCGGAAATGCGTTTCCGGACACACACCCGGAAATCGAAGAAGCAAAAAACCTTGGTCTTGAGATCATCCGCTATCACATTTTCCTGGGTCAATTTATGGAGAAGTTTACAAGTGTAGGCGTAACGGGAGCACACGGCAAAACGTCTACAACCGGTTTGCTCGCTCATGTGATGCAGGGTGCAAAGCCTACTTCCTTCCTCATAGGAGACGGAACAGGCAGAGGAATGGAAGGAAGCGAATACTTTGTTTTTGAAGCGTGCGAGTACCGCAGGCATTTCCTTTCCTACTATCCTGATTACGCAATCATGACCAATATTGACTTTGATCATCCCGACTACTTCAGCAGCATTGATGACGTTTTTAAAGCGTTCCAGGAAATGGCCATGCAAGTGAAAAAAGGGATTATCGCATGCGGTGATGATGAGCACCTTCAGCATATCCAGGCTAATGTTCCTGTCGTGTACTACGGATTCAGCGAAGAAAACGACTTTCAGGCACGCAATGTCGTCAAATCAACGGATGGAACAAGCTTTGATGTGTTTGTCCGAAACACATTCTATGCTTCATTTAAAATTCCTACGTTCGGAGACCACAGTGTGCTGAATGCTCTTTCTGTCATTGCCATTTGCCACTATGAAGAAATCGATGCAGAGGTCATTCAGGCGCAGCTTCAAACATTTGAAGGCGTAAAGCGCCGGTTCAACGAGAAAAAAATCGGCAATCAGGTTCTGATTGATGACTATGCTCATCATCCGACTGAAATCACTGCAACGATTGATGCAGCCAGACAAAAATATCCGGACCGTGAAATCGTGGCTGTTTTCCAGCCGCATACATTTACCCGCACACAGTCGTTTCTTGATGAATTTGCAGACAGCCTGAAGAAAGCGGATATGGTTTACCTCTGCGATATTTTCGGCTCTGCCCGGGAAAACATCGGAAAGCTGTCGATTCAGGATCTATTGAATAAAATTGATTCAGCAGCCCTGATTGATGAAGAAGAAACTGGCGTCCTTAAAAAGCACGAAGGCGGCGTTCTCGTGTTCATGGGAGCAGGAGACATTCAGAAATATCAGCGTGCCTACGAAAATGAATTAGGTTAAAAAAAGCATGAGCCACGGCTCATGCTTTTTTGTGTGTTTAATGAAATTTTAATGAATAAAAGGGTGTGCACGAAATAATAAAGTTATCCTCGTCCAGCTCCAGCGCCTAGATCCTCTGTCAGAACAAATCCGTCAAAAAAGTCAAACCCGGACTTTTTTGACGGATTCTTATCTGACTATCGGATCTGACCAAGGCGCTTGCGCTTTTGTTATTTACTTCAGATTTTCAGGGTTCAGCCCTTTTAGCTCATCAATCACAAAGACGCCGTCTTTTCTGATGAGGACACCGTCAAAGTACATTTCTCCGCCGCCGTATTCAGGGCGCTGGATGTTGACCATGTCCCAGTGGATATTGGAGTGGTTGCCGTTAAATGCATCATCATAGCATTGTCCCGGAGTAAAGTGGAAGCTGCCGTCAATCTTTTCATCAAACAGAATATCCTGCATCGGATGCTGGATGTACGGGTTGACGCCAATGGCGAACTCGCCGATATATCTTGCTCCTTCATCTGTGTCAAAAATACTGTTGATGCGTTCTGTGTCGTTTGATTCGGCTTCAACAATTTTGCCGTCTTTAAACGTTAGTTTTACATTTTCAAACGTGAAGCCGTTGTATGGTGAAGGAGTGTTATACGTAATGGTTCCATTGACAGAATCACGGACCGGCGCCGTATAAACCTCTCCGTCCGGAATGTTCATTTCTCCTGCACATTTAACAGCAGGTATGTCTTTTATGGAAAAAACGAGATCAGTTCCGGGACCTGTAATTCTCACTTCATCCGTTCGGTTCATCAGATGGACGAGCGAATCCATTGCCTGATCCATTTTGCCGTAGTCGAGATTGCAGACATCAAAGTAGAAGTCTTCAAATGCTTCCGTGCTCATTTTCGCAAGCTGGGCCATAGAAGCGTTAGGATAGCGGAGGACAACCCATCTTGTTTTCGGGACGCGGATATCACGGTGAACCTTTTTGCCGACAGTCCGGCTCTGCAGCTTCATCTGAGCATCAGGCACATCTGCATGCTCATTAATGTTGTCACCTGAACGAAGCCCGATATAAGCATCCATTTTGCTCATCACATTTGCTTCAAAATCGGCCATCATGCTGTATTGTTCTTCCTGTCCTCCCATGAGAAGGGCACGGTCCACCTGCTGATCCTTGAGGGATACAAACGGATATCCTCCTGCAGCGTAGGCTTCTTGAACAAGAGCCGTAACGAGCTCTCTTTGCAGACCGAAATTTTCAATAAGTACTTTCTCGCCTTTTTTCAGTTTAACTGAATAATTGATCAGGTTTTTGGCGAGTGTTTGAATGCGGGGATCTTTCATTTTTCTTCCTCCTATGTAAACAAATAACCGGCACAGCCTTTATTGTAACCGATGTTTTAAAAAAGAGTTAAAATTTTTAGTGAAAATTGAAAAACTCGGTCATAATAGGAGAGGAATCCGGTGTGTTTTGTAGAATACTAGGTGTATGAAAAATTCATGTTTATGATTTGTTTCTTAAGGGAAACAGTTACTATCGCTTATTTGGAGGTGCTGAAGTTGGAAATTATTTTATACTTAGCTGTTGCACTCATTGCAATTGCATTCACAGTTCTTGTCGTGTTCCTGTCGAAAACGCTGAAGGCGCTGTCGGCTACTTTGAACAATGTAGCAGGCACACTGGAAGGCCTTGAAAAGCAGGTGCAGGGTATTACCCTTGAAACGACTCAATTGCTGCATAAGACCAATGCTTTGGCAGAAGACATTCAGGAGAAATCCGAAAAACTGAATACAGTTGTATCCGCTGTTCAGGGTGTCGGATCATCCCTGCAGAACTTCAATGATTCTGTTCAAAAGGTAGCCGTTTCTGTCGGCACAAACCTTGAGAAAAACCAGGATAAAATCAATCAGGTCGTCCAGTGGAGCAACGTCGCCATGGATGTCTGGAACAAATGGAAGCTCAAAAAAGAAGTTCGAGAACAGCAGAAGTACCCGACTATATGAACCCGTTTCAAAAATATAGAAGAATCACAATAGGGAGGAATTTATCATGAGCAAAGATGGAATCAACAGTAAAGATTTTTTGATCGGAACACTTGTTGGAGGGATTGTGGGTGCAACAACCGCCCTTTTCCTTGCGCCAAAATCAGGTAAAGAACTTCGTGATAATATTGGAGAACAGGCTGTCATTGTAAAAGAAAAAACAGGTAAAATCACAAACGACGCCCTTGAAAAAGGCAACGAGTTTGCTGCGATTGCAAAAGAAAAATCAGCCACCCTTTCACAGGCTGTGACTGACCAGTCTTCACAGATCATGAGCAAAGTGCGTGATCTAAAAGCATCCAAACAGCAAAACGACGAGCAGACAGAAGACGAAATCAGACTTGCTCCTGAAGCATCCGATGAGCCTCAGCTGAATGCGGAAGTACAATCGCCGGTAAGCCCGGCAGCGGCTCCAACTGCCGGAACAACGCCACATTCAGAAGAGCTTAAAAAACAAGTGAACAAAGAGATTGAGGAAGCGAAAAAAGAAGAAATCAATAAGTAAGCTTCCTGAAATAGAAAAAACAATCGGCAGCTTAAAGCCGATTGTTTTTATTTTGTCATTTATTCGTATAAAATGTAGGTAAAACCAGTGGAGGCCTAAAATCATGCCAAAAGTAAAAATTGATACAGTAGAAGACTTCCAGAAAATCACCGAGCAGGAAGGTGTATTCCTGTTTTTTAAAAACAGCTTGACGTGCCCGATTGCCCAGGCCGCCTTTTCTGAGTTCTCCGCGTTTACAGAAGGGAACGATTCCATTCCCGCCTATTACTTGAATGTGCAGGAAGCAAGACCACTTTCCAACTATATTGCCGAAACATACGGAATCAGGCACGAATCGCCACAGGCTCTTCTGTTCAAGGACAAGCAGGTTGTCTGGAACGAATCACACTGGAAAATCACAGCAGACTCTCTCAAGCAGGCTGCAGGAAACTAACATAAGAAAAGCAAGAAAAGCGGAGCCGAAAGTCGGCTCCGCTTTTCTAATTGTCCAGCTCCACCTCCTAGCTCCTCCGTCAGAACAAAATCCCCCAAAAAGTCAAGACCGGACTTTTCGGGTGATTTCTTTTCTGCCTGTCAGGGCTAAACGGGAGGCTCCACTTTTCTTACATCCACCTAATACTCAACCGATCCCCCGGAGAGAGCTCTTCATGGAAACTTGTTTCCTGTTCATTTTTCAGCAGGAGGAAGCGCTTGTTCGTCTGAGCGGGGAATGTGACGTCCACAGCTTTGAACACGTCCTGGAAGATGAAGGAGCCTGCCTGCTGTTTTTGAATTTTTAAGTCATCGCCGCTTCGTATTTCATCTG is from Bacillus sp. FSL H8-0547 and encodes:
- a CDS encoding DUF948 domain-containing protein, which codes for MEIILYLAVALIAIAFTVLVVFLSKTLKALSATLNNVAGTLEGLEKQVQGITLETTQLLHKTNALAEDIQEKSEKLNTVVSAVQGVGSSLQNFNDSVQKVAVSVGTNLEKNQDKINQVVQWSNVAMDVWNKWKLKKEVREQQKYPTI
- a CDS encoding DUF1444 domain-containing protein, producing MKMTSRKMAETIKDRLSHKTWSTRFDREKDQLRVEDDETKKGLTISLPGIIAKWEEKKDTAVDELVYYIEEALTVMNHEQELTGKEKGIFPVIRSTSFPEESSDGVKLIFEEHTAETRIYYALDLGKSYRLIDEKMMERENWTFSKLKEMARFNLRSLDTSVKEDHVAGNVFYFLNANDGYDASRLLNESILDSFHKKAEGTMAVAVPHQDVLIIADVRNDTGYDILGQMAMSFFASGRVPITALSFLYENRELEPVFILAKNRAKKEEQD
- a CDS encoding DNA translocase FtsK, with translation MSWFSKMINYFTGETEEDKQLEKRSAESRQVPEQLPPVHNAPAQIKQPAANTKNADAKIAYQYPKGNFKFPVIPDQQNSRTEPRRRPAAKPERKAPAAAKKPAGQALKKTDSKPVKKTFSPTEIPSPIYGYRSRDNQGPFNSRVSQDGGREAGTTMFQSYQQEAKAAESVISRLHQQNHEMLRKEADRLKAHSGSIPEGDASQDRPVIPEVYRKNDVSALQKHQNHKPETFSFGYRKEEEKQDLRPSDQVSEQPQSFKESAASLAMEESEHETQSDVIRPADRVNEQSSAFKETAPALSMEEEVPELHEPSQSGQPEEPHETAASLETIPALETERASEPEETAVQELESVPEMTSQPEVAYEQEVFDEQELEIEPELEFEPELNSEPEVKSEPEAGERRRPASLFQDVQNLNVHEENRSSQNPQQEADIDPSEGTKPEAGEVKEQASSGNRRSTVPFNVMMFGRDKQKAQRNQSVPGGSAYAFPSLQLLNIPPKEVVDDTEWLREQTQLLNMTLENFNVKAKVVHVTQGPAVTRLEVQPEPGVKVNKITNLTDDIKLSLSAKDIRIEAPIPGKNRIGIEVPNRHSKMVYLREILRSPDFINSQSPLTAALGLDISGQAVVTDLKKMPHGLIAGATGSGKSVCINTILVSLLYKASPHEVKLMLIDPKMVELAPYQNVPHLVSPVITDVKAATGALKWAVEEMERRYELFAHAGARDISRYNELAAKHNSGEHMPYLVIVIDELADLMMAAPADVEESICRIAQKARACGIHLIVATQRPSVDVITGLIKSNIPTRIAFSVSSQVDSRTILDAAGAEKLLGKGDMLFLENGTSKAVRLQGNFVSDEEIERVVGHVRNQMKPVFLFEQEELMRKSSIENDEDELLLEACEYIVDQGGASTSSLQRRFRIGYNRAARLMDMMEKQGIISEARGSKPREVLITEQDLESMQERSVY
- the ytxJ gene encoding bacillithiol system redox-active protein YtxJ; this translates as MPKVKIDTVEDFQKITEQEGVFLFFKNSLTCPIAQAAFSEFSAFTEGNDSIPAYYLNVQEARPLSNYIAETYGIRHESPQALLFKDKQVVWNESHWKITADSLKQAAGN
- a CDS encoding YtxH domain-containing protein, translating into MSKDGINSKDFLIGTLVGGIVGATTALFLAPKSGKELRDNIGEQAVIVKEKTGKITNDALEKGNEFAAIAKEKSATLSQAVTDQSSQIMSKVRDLKASKQQNDEQTEDEIRLAPEASDEPQLNAEVQSPVSPAAAPTAGTTPHSEELKKQVNKEIEEAKKEEINK
- a CDS encoding thioredoxin family protein, with product MEKLQSMQQYNEVIQQERVILMFSADWCPDCRFLDPILPELQEENSSFTFYYVDRDEFIDLCADLGVFGIPSFVAFHKGAETGRYVNKDRKTKEQIQEFINGLS
- a CDS encoding DUF84 family protein — protein: MKVAIGTLNPAKVNAVKECLDQLGSFTLSSTSVSSGVADQPFSDEETIRGAVNRALRAREEENAEIGIGLEGGMLETDEGFFLCNWGALSVQGIEPIIAGGARIPLPEEIGRKVKSGIELKIVMDEYAGKENVSQKEGAVGIFTGGLVTRKEMFKHISQLLIGQYLYQTERSSE
- the murC gene encoding UDP-N-acetylmuramate--L-alanine ligase; this encodes MTVYHFVGIKGTGMSALAQILHDMNYEVQGSDIEKPIFTQKALEQRGINIFPFSKENIHQGLTIIAGNAFPDTHPEIEEAKNLGLEIIRYHIFLGQFMEKFTSVGVTGAHGKTSTTGLLAHVMQGAKPTSFLIGDGTGRGMEGSEYFVFEACEYRRHFLSYYPDYAIMTNIDFDHPDYFSSIDDVFKAFQEMAMQVKKGIIACGDDEHLQHIQANVPVVYYGFSEENDFQARNVVKSTDGTSFDVFVRNTFYASFKIPTFGDHSVLNALSVIAICHYEEIDAEVIQAQLQTFEGVKRRFNEKKIGNQVLIDDYAHHPTEITATIDAARQKYPDREIVAVFQPHTFTRTQSFLDEFADSLKKADMVYLCDIFGSARENIGKLSIQDLLNKIDSAALIDEEETGVLKKHEGGVLVFMGAGDIQKYQRAYENELG
- a CDS encoding aminopeptidase, which produces MKDPRIQTLAKNLINYSVKLKKGEKVLIENFGLQRELVTALVQEAYAAGGYPFVSLKDQQVDRALLMGGQEEQYSMMADFEANVMSKMDAYIGLRSGDNINEHADVPDAQMKLQSRTVGKKVHRDIRVPKTRWVVLRYPNASMAQLAKMSTEAFEDFYFDVCNLDYGKMDQAMDSLVHLMNRTDEVRITGPGTDLVFSIKDIPAVKCAGEMNIPDGEVYTAPVRDSVNGTITYNTPSPYNGFTFENVKLTFKDGKIVEAESNDTERINSIFDTDEGARYIGEFAIGVNPYIQHPMQDILFDEKIDGSFHFTPGQCYDDAFNGNHSNIHWDMVNIQRPEYGGGEMYFDGVLIRKDGVFVIDELKGLNPENLK